One Methanococcus voltae genomic region harbors:
- the mcrC gene encoding methyl-coenzyme M reductase I operon protein C, translated as MPVGRREQIVDCRAVMGLGQGGGLAQRGTFAEGLKNDVVVVAMSPGRRHITKPVCEITYGIRESGIQTSVLVLNAGSGLPADAPNSLGSTFGLKPEEVEQVNRHKLCIIHFGNVKSHVVYKARLFLRYVTIPTIVVCQTPIDMEDFAKIGIKTADVIPMEPETKGTIVEIVTGVVRGESSPQSKIDEIIEKIKKHLK; from the coding sequence TTGCCAGTAGGTAGGAGAGAGCAGATTGTTGACTGTAGAGCTGTTATGGGATTAGGTCAAGGTGGCGGATTAGCTCAGAGAGGAACCTTTGCCGAAGGTCTAAAAAATGACGTTGTAGTAGTTGCAATGTCACCCGGCAGACGACATATCACAAAACCTGTTTGCGAAATTACCTATGGAATAAGAGAATCTGGTATTCAAACAAGTGTACTTGTACTAAATGCAGGTAGTGGACTTCCAGCAGATGCACCAAATAGTTTAGGTTCAACTTTTGGTTTAAAACCTGAGGAAGTAGAGCAAGTTAATAGGCATAAATTATGTATTATTCACTTTGGGAACGTTAAAAGCCACGTTGTCTATAAAGCAAGGTTGTTTTTAAGATACGTAACCATACCTACAATAGTTGTTTGCCAAACTCCAATTGATATGGAAGACTTCGCTAAAATCGGAATTAAAACTGCTGATGTAATCCCCATGGAACCTGAAACAAAGGGAACTATTGTTGAAATAGTTACTGGAGTTGTAAGAGGAGAATCATCACCACAATCTAAAATTGATGAAATTATTGAAAAAATAAAAAAACACTTGAAATAA
- the mcrD gene encoding methyl-coenzyme M reductase operon protein D: MIEIEVFPHRFLKASTTENFLNSVYSLETVQRVIMHGESLPQKVNYGPAKGTPVNHSERKIINVQGVEVQLTLQVGRFWILLDDETELSKVDEICKELFPYGYKVSEGRFIKDSPTVTDYMKYGESFVNSIDKRMLGVTDPRSRFENSVSLIPKSEKGE; this comes from the coding sequence ATGATTGAAATTGAAGTCTTTCCACATAGGTTCTTAAAAGCAAGCACTACGGAAAATTTCCTTAATAGTGTTTATTCATTAGAAACCGTACAAAGAGTAATTATGCACGGTGAATCATTACCTCAAAAAGTTAATTATGGACCTGCAAAAGGCACTCCTGTTAATCATAGTGAAAGAAAAATCATTAATGTTCAGGGTGTTGAGGTTCAATTGACCTTACAAGTAGGTAGATTTTGGATATTATTAGACGATGAAACTGAATTGTCTAAAGTTGACGAAATTTGTAAAGAATTATTCCCATACGGATACAAAGTATCGGAAGGTAGATTTATAAAAGATTCTCCAACAGTTACAGATTACATGAAATACGGTGAAAGTTTCGTAAATAGCATAGATAAGAGAATGCTCGGTGTTACGGACCCTAGAAGTAGATTTGAGAATTCTGTTTCACTTATCCCTAAAAGCGAAAAAGGTGAATAA
- the mcrB gene encoding coenzyme-B sulfoethylthiotransferase subunit beta translates to MVKYEDKICLFDAKGNQVAEDVPLEAISPLNNPTIMGMVKNIKRTVAVNLAGIEESLAKGKIGGKGCQVPGRAIELDVVSDAEAIADKVKSILQVSAGDDTTVKLINGGKQMAVQVPTKRLDVAAEYSVSMLSTGMALKEAIITNFNVDMFDGSTVHSAIMGQYPQDMDYAGGNIASLLGAPSKLEGLGYALRNIPVNHAVATTKKSLMNAIAFSSILEQTAMFEMGDAVGSFERQHLLGLAYQGLNADNLVVELVKANANGTVGSVVISTIEKAVEDGVIVVDKTMGSGFNMYKPADVNKWNAYAAAGLVAAVMVSCGAARAAQNVASTILYYNDILEYETGLPGVDYGRSMGTAVGFSFFSHSIYGGGGPGIFNGNHVVTRHSKGFAIPPVCAAMCMDAGTQMFSPEKTSALVGTVYSAFDEFREPLKYVIEGALEVQNKL, encoded by the coding sequence ATGGTAAAGTATGAAGATAAGATATGTCTATTTGATGCGAAAGGAAACCAAGTAGCAGAAGATGTACCATTGGAAGCTATCAGCCCATTAAATAACCCAACTATAATGGGGATGGTTAAAAATATTAAAAGAACCGTTGCTGTTAACTTAGCTGGTATTGAAGAATCATTGGCTAAAGGTAAAATCGGCGGTAAAGGTTGCCAGGTTCCTGGTAGAGCTATAGAATTAGATGTTGTAAGCGATGCAGAAGCTATCGCTGACAAAGTAAAAAGTATATTGCAAGTTTCAGCTGGCGATGATACCACAGTTAAATTAATTAACGGCGGTAAACAGATGGCTGTGCAGGTACCTACAAAAAGATTAGATGTTGCTGCAGAATACTCAGTATCAATGTTGTCAACTGGTATGGCTTTAAAAGAAGCTATTATCACAAACTTCAACGTTGATATGTTTGACGGTTCAACAGTACACTCAGCTATCATGGGTCAATATCCACAAGATATGGACTACGCTGGTGGTAACATTGCATCATTATTAGGTGCTCCATCAAAATTAGAAGGTTTAGGTTACGCTTTAAGAAACATACCTGTAAACCACGCTGTAGCTACAACTAAAAAGAGTTTAATGAACGCTATCGCATTCTCATCCATCTTAGAACAAACAGCTATGTTTGAAATGGGAGATGCAGTTGGTTCATTCGAAAGACAACACTTGTTAGGTTTAGCTTACCAAGGTTTAAACGCTGACAACTTAGTAGTTGAATTAGTTAAAGCTAATGCAAACGGTACAGTTGGTTCAGTTGTAATAAGTACAATAGAAAAAGCTGTGGAAGATGGTGTAATTGTTGTAGACAAAACCATGGGTTCAGGCTTCAACATGTACAAACCTGCAGATGTAAACAAATGGAACGCTTACGCTGCTGCTGGTTTAGTTGCTGCAGTTATGGTAAGCTGTGGTGCTGCTAGAGCTGCACAGAACGTTGCTTCAACTATTTTATACTACAACGACATTCTCGAGTACGAAACTGGTTTACCAGGTGTTGACTACGGTAGATCAATGGGTACTGCAGTAGGATTCTCATTCTTCTCACACTCAATCTACGGTGGTGGAGGACCAGGTATCTTCAACGGTAACCACGTTGTAACAAGACACTCAAAAGGATTTGCTATACCACCTGTATGTGCAGCTATGTGTATGGACGCTGGTACACAGATGTTCTCACCTGAAAAAACTTCAGCATTAGTTGGTACAGTATACTCAGCATTTGATGAATTCAGAGAACCTTTAAAATACGTAATTGAAGGTGCTTTAGAAGTTCAAAACAAACTCTAA
- the mcrG gene encoding coenzyme-B sulfoethylthiotransferase subunit gamma, protein MAYKPQFYPGATKVAENRRNHINPAFELEKLREIPDEDVVKIMGHRQPGEDYKTVHPPLEEMDLAEDYVRDLVEPISGAKEGHRIRYIQFADSMYFAPSQPYDRSRLYMSRFRGVDCGTLSGRQVVELRESNLEDISKNYLVDTELFDPATTGMRGATVHGHSLRLDENGVMFDALQRYEFDEATGHILYVKDQVGRPLDEPVDVGEPVPQEKLKEITTIYRKDGVAMRDDMEVVEVVKRIHRARTLGGYCPLNEIFDAYL, encoded by the coding sequence ATGGCATACAAGCCTCAGTTCTACCCTGGTGCAACAAAAGTTGCTGAGAACAGAAGAAATCACATTAACCCAGCGTTTGAATTGGAAAAATTAAGAGAAATTCCAGATGAAGACGTTGTTAAAATCATGGGTCACAGACAACCAGGTGAAGATTACAAAACCGTTCACCCACCTTTAGAAGAAATGGACTTAGCTGAAGACTACGTAAGAGATTTAGTAGAACCTATCAGCGGTGCAAAAGAAGGACACAGAATTAGATACATTCAGTTTGCAGACTCAATGTACTTTGCTCCATCACAACCATACGACAGATCAAGACTCTACATGTCAAGATTTAGAGGAGTAGACTGTGGTACATTATCAGGAAGACAAGTTGTGGAATTAAGAGAAAGCAACTTAGAAGACATCTCCAAAAACTACTTAGTTGACACAGAGTTATTCGACCCTGCTACAACAGGTATGAGAGGAGCTACTGTACACGGTCACTCATTAAGATTAGATGAAAACGGAGTAATGTTCGATGCATTACAAAGATACGAGTTTGACGAAGCAACAGGACATATATTATATGTTAAAGATCAAGTTGGAAGACCATTGGACGAACCTGTTGATGTAGGAGAACCAGTACCTCAAGAAAAATTAAAAGAAATCACAACAATCTACAGAAAAGATGGCGTTGCTATGAGAGACGACATGGAAGTTGTAGAAGTTGTTAAAAGAATACACAGAGCAAGAACACTTGGTGGATACTGTCCACTCAATGAAATCTTCGACGCATACTTATAA